Proteins from one Haliaeetus albicilla chromosome 4, bHalAlb1.1, whole genome shotgun sequence genomic window:
- the BBS5 gene encoding BBSome complex member BBS5, whose protein sequence is MSAVLDVLWEDRDVRFDISPQQMKMRPGEVLIDCLESVEDTKGNNGDRGRLLVTNLRIIWRSLSLPRVNLSVGYNCIINITTRTANSKLRGQTEALYILTKCNNTRFEFIFTNVVPGSPRLFTSVIAVHRAYETSKMYRDLKLRSALIQNKQLRLLPQEQIYDKINGVWNLSSDQGNLGTFFITNVRIVWHANMNDSFNVSIPYLQIRSIKIRDSKFGLALVIESSQQSGGYVLGFKIDPVEKLQEAVKEINSLHRVYSANPIFGVDYEMEEKPQPLEDLTVEQVQDDVEIESDEHTDAFVAYFADENKQHDREPIFSEELGLAIEKLKDGFTLQGLWEVMT, encoded by the exons ATGAGCGCGGTGCTGGATGTGCTGTGGGAGGACAGAGATGTCCGCTTCGACATCTCCCCGCA acaaatgaaaatgagaCCTGGAGAGGTCCTCATAGACTGCTTAGAGTCTGTTGAAGATACCAAAGGAAACAATGGAGACAGAG GTAGACTGCTTGTGACAAATTTGCGGATTATTTGGCGCTCATTGTCATTGCCCAGAGTCAATCTCT CTGTTGGTTACAACTGCATTATAAATATAACTACAAGAACTGCCAACTCA aaattACGAGGGCAGACAGAAGCTCTGTATATATTGACTAAATGTAACAACACACGGTTTGAGTTCATATTTACCAATGTTGTCCCTGGGAGTCCCAGACTCTTCACTTCAGTTATTGCTGTACACAG agcTTATGAAACTTCTAAAATGTATCGTGACCTTAAGCTGAGAAGTGCACTGATTCAAAACAAGCAACTGAGATTATTACCACAAGAACAAATATATGACAAAATCAATGGAGTTTGGAATTTATCAAGTGACCAG GGAAATTTGGGAACGTTTTTTATTACTAATGTGAGAATAGTTTGGCATGCAAATATGAATGACAGCTTTAATGTCAGCATACCATATCTACAAATT CGttcaataaaaataagagaCTCAAAGTTTGGCTTGGCGCTTGTGATAGAAAGTTCTCAGCAG AGTGGAGGATATGTACTTGGTTTTAAAATAGACCCTGTGGAGAAACTACAGGAGGcagtgaaagaaattaattcacttCACAGAGTTTATTCAGCTAACCCTATATTTGGAGTGGAttatgaaatggaagaaaag CCTCAACCTCTTGAAGACCTAACAGTGGAGCAGGTTCAAGATGATGTGGAAATAGAATCTGATGAACATACAGATGCTTTTGTG gcTTACTTTGCTGATGAAAACAAG CAACATGATCGGGAGCCCATTTTTTCCGAAGAACTAGGACTTGCAATAGAGAAGCTGAAGGATGGATTCACACTCCAGGGACTCTGGGAAGTAATGACCTGA
- the KLHL41 gene encoding kelch-like protein 41 produces the protein MDSQRELTEELRLYQSTLLQDGLKELLEEKKFIDCSLKAGDRSLPCHRLILSACSPYFREYFLSEQNEEKKKEVVLDDVDPNILDMIVKYLYSASIDLNDSNVQDIFALASRFQIPSVFTVCVSYLQKRLAVGNCLAILRLGVLLDCPRLAFSARDFVSDHFVQICKEEDFMQLAPHELISVISPDSLNVEKEELVFEAVMKWVRTDKENRVKSLGEIFDCIRFRLMPEKYFKEHVEKDDIIKSNSDLQKKVKIIKDAFAGKLPDSSKSTEKSAKGEVNGDVGDEDLLPGYLNDLPRHGMFVKDLILLVNDTAAVAYDPLENECYLAALAEQIPRNHSSIVTRQNQVYIVGGLYVEDENKDQPFQSYFFQLDSVAGEWVALPPLPSARCLFGLGESDNKIYVIAGKDLRTEESLDSVLCYDPVAMKWGEIKKLPIKVYGHATVSNNGLIYCLGGKTDDKKCTNRLFVYNPKKGDWRDLAPMKVARSMFGTAIHKGKIVIAGGVTEEGLTASVEAFDLTTNKWEIMPEFPQERSSISLVTLSGALYAIGGFAMIQLESKEFAPSEVTDIWKYDDEKKEWIGILKEIRYATGASCLATRLNLFKLSKL, from the exons ATGGATTCCCAAAGGGAACTCACTGAAGAGCTCAGACTTTATCAATCCACACTTCTTCAGGATGGTCTCAAGGAACTCCTTGAAGAGAAAAAGTTTATAGATTGCTCTCTCAAAGCTGGTGACAGAAGCCTGCCGTGCCACAGATTGATTCTGTCGGCATGTAGCCCTTATTTTCGTGAGTACTTCTTATCCgagcaaaatgaagaaaaaaagaaagaggtagTTCTAGATGACGTTGACCCCAACATCCTGGATATGATTGTCAAATACCTTTATTCAGCAAGTATTGATCTTAATGATTCTAACGTGCAAGATATTTTTGCTTTGGCCAGTCGCTTTCAGATCCCTTCTGTATTCACTGTGTGCGTCTCCTATCTTCAGAAGAGGCTTGCTGTTGGTAACTGTCTGGCCATCCTTCGATTAGGTGTTCTGCTTGATTGCCCAAGACTTGCGTTTTCTGCCCGTGATTTTGTTTCAGATCATTTTGTGCAGATCTGCAAAGAAGAGGACTTCATGCAGCTTGCCCCGCATGAACTTATCTCAGTTATTTCACCTGACAGCTTAAATGTAGAGAAGGAAGAACTGGTTTTTGAAGCAGTAATGAAATGGGTCCGAACAGACAAGGAGAACAGAGTAAAGAGCCTGGGGGAAATTTTTGACTGCATACGTTTTCGTCTTatgccagaaaaatatttcaaagaacatGTTGAGAAGGATGATATAATTAAAAGCAACTCAGACCttcagaaaaaagtaaagattATTAAGGATGCTTTTGCTGGAAAACTGCCTGACTCTAGCAAAAGTACAGAAAAGTCAGCCAAAGGGGAAGTGAATGGCGACGTAGGAGATGAAGATTTATTGCCTGGCTACCTAAATGACCTTCCCAGGCATGGCATGTTTGTCAAAGACCTAATTCTTCTGGTTAATGACACTGCTGCAGTAGCTTATGATCCTCTTGAAAATGAGTGCTACCTAGCAGCCCTGGCAGAACAGATTCCCAGAAATCATTCCAGTATAGTCACCAGACAAAATCAGGTCTACATTGTTGGAGGACTGTATGTGGAAGACGAGAACAAGGATCAGCCTTTCCAGTCATACTTCTTCCAG CTGGATAGCGTCGCTGGTGAGTGGGTTGCCCTTCCTCCACTGCCATCAGCCAGGTGTCTCTTCGGGCTGGGGGAGTCAGACAACAAGATCTATGTAATTGCTGGCAAGGACCTTCGCACTGAGGAGTCTCTAGATTCAGTATTGTGTTATGATCCTGT GGCAATGAAATGGGGTGAGATCAAAAAACTACCCATCAAAGTATATGGCCATGCTACTGTCTCAAACAATGGATTGATATATTGTCTTGGTGGAAAAACTGATGATAA gaAATGCACTAATAGACTATTTGTATACAATCCCAAGAAAGGAGACTGGAGAGACCTGGCTCCAATGAAAGTGGCTCGCTCGATGTTTGGAACAGCTATCCATAAAGGCAAGATTGTCATTGCAGGTGGTGTCACTGAAGAAGGCCTTACTGCATCTGTTGAAGCTTTTGATCTGACCACCAATAA gtGGGAGATTATGCCTGAATTTCCCCAAGAGAGAAGTTCCATCAGTTTAGTCACCTTAAGCGGAGCTTTGTATGCTATTGGAGGCTTTGCAATGATTCAGCTTGAATCTAAAGAATTTGCACCCAGTGAAGTCACTGACATATGGAA GTATGATGATGAAAAGAAGGAATGGATTGGCATACTGAAAGAGATCCGATATGCTACTGGAGCCTCCTGCCTGGCTACACGCTTAAACCTCTTCAAGTTATCAAAACTGTAA